CCTGGTGGTCGGTCATCGGTTCTCCTCGGGCGGTGTCGAGAGGGCGGAGGACGCTGCGGGCGGGACCGTGGCCGGCTCCCTCCGCTCGCTCGCGGCGTCCAGCTGATCGAAGCGAGCCGTCTCCTCGGCTTCTTTGCTCCCGGCCGGAGCGAGTTCGGCGACGGCCTCATCGGCCTTCCGCCGGCTGAGCGGCGCGAGCGTGAACGCGGTGCAGACGACGAGCCCGATGGCGACGAACACGATCGCCATCCAGTACGGGTCGAAGAAGAACAGCAGACACCCGATCGAGAGCACGGCCGTCCACGCGTAGAAGATCAGGACCGCGTGCAGATGTTTGTGGCCCATGTCGAGGAGACGATGGTGAAGGTGCTTGCGGTCGGCGCTGAAAGGCGACTTCCCCGCGCGCAGCCGCCGGACGACGGCGAGACCGAAGTCGAGCAGCGGGATGACCAGCACGGCGAACGGCAGGATGATCGGGATGAACGCGGGAACCAGCGAGGACTTCCCGAGCGTCTGCAAATCCTGCGGATTTATGGTTCCGGTGACCGAGATCGCCGAGGTCGCCATGAGCAAACCGATCAGGAGCGCGCCGGCGTCGCCCATGAACATCTTGGCGGGGTGCCAGTTGAGCGGCAGGAAGCCCGCGCAGGCTCCGACCAGGATGGCCGCGATCACCCCGGCGAGGCTGAAGTAGTTCTGCGGGCTGATCTCGCGCTGCAAGAGGTAGGTGTAGACGAGGAACGTTCCGTTGGCGATGAGCGCGACGCCCGCGACGAGACCGTCCAGCCCATCGATGAAGTTGATCGCGTTCATCACGAGCACGATCGCGAAGAGCGTGATGACGATGCTCATCAGAGGAGAGCCGACCGTGAGCCCGCCGATGGGCAGGGAGTAGATCTGCACGCCCAGCCAGGCGATGAGGCCGGCAGCCACGAGCTGGCCGGCGAGTTTGGTCATCCAGTCCAGGTCCCAGAGGTCGTCGGCGACCCCGATCACCACGATGAGGAGCGCGGCGCCCAGGATCGCGAGGATCGGACCCGAGTCGGAGAAGATCAGCGACAGAACGCCGAACTGGCTGGACAGCAGCCAGGAGACGCCGAAAGCGAAGAGAATGCCGAGGAAGATGGCGACGCCGCCCAGCCGGGGCGTCGGCCGGGAGTGGACATCGCGCGCGCGGATCTTCGGGTAGAGCCGGTAGCGCATCGCGAGCTTGTAGACGACGAAGGACATCCCGAACGTGATCACGGCCGAGACGAGGGCGAGGGCGAGGAGCAGGGTCACGGGATCAGGTGTCCGTCGGCTCCCCGGCGAGCGCATCGCCCGCAACCGCGCGCAGCTGATCGACGGTGACGACGCCGTGACGCAGGACGCGCAGCCCGCCGGCACCGGAGGCGAGCGCCGTCGCGTCCACGATGGTCGAGGAGGAGTCCCTGCCCTCCACCCGATCGTAGGCGCTGCCGGCTTCTCCCCCGTCGAGGTACACCGCGACGGCGTCGCCGAGCATCCCCTCCGCCTCTCTGGCGGTGCGGGCGGCGGGACGGCCGGTGAGATTGGCCGAGGAGACGGCGAGCGGACCGGTCTCCGCGAGGAGCTCCAGCGCGATGCGGTCCTGCGGCATCCGGAGCGCGACGGTGCCGCTGGTCTCCCCCAGATCCCAGACGAGCGAGGGCGCGGCGGGCAGCACGATCGTGAGGCCGCCCGGCCAGAACGCCTCGACCAGCGCCTCCACCTCGGCCGGGACGTGCTCGGCGAGGGCGGCGAGGGTCGGGAGGCCGGGGACCAGCACCGGGGGCGGCGACTGACGGCCGCGGCCCTTCGCGTCGAGCAGCCGTTGCACCGCGGCCGGGCTGAACGCGTCGGCTGCGACGCCGTAGACGGTGTCGGTGGGGATGACGACGAGCTCGCCGCGCCCGATCGCGCCGCGGGCCAGGCGCATGCCGGCGAGGAGGTCGGAATCGACAGAGCAGTCGTAGATGGTTGCCATGACGGGACAATGATAGCCGCGTGGAGCATAAGGCTCGCTGATCCCCGCCGTCTCCCGCACTGGTCGATACTGGTGACGATGGACGTCTACTTCTTCGACTGCGATAAGACCCTCTACGGCTACGACTTCCGCAAGCGCCTGCCGCGACTGGCCGAACTGTGCGGCGTGAGCCAGTACCGGCTCGCCTCGACGTGGTGGGCGGGCGGGCACGAACGCGCGGCGGAGAGCGGCGAGTACGCGACGAGCGAGGAATACCTGGACGCGTTCGCGGAGGTGACCGGCGCGCGACTGTCGCTGACGCAGTGGCAGGAGGCGCGGAAGGCGGCGATGACGCCCATCCCGGGCGCGATCGCCGCGCTGAAGGCGGCGGCTGCGCTCGGGACGGTGTCGCTGCTGTCGAACAACCCCATCCCCTTCAAGGACTCACTGCCGGTGCTGATGCCGGAGGCGGCCGGAACGCTGGGCGACAACGACCTCGTCTCCGCGGTTCTCGGGTCGCGGAAGCCGGAGCGCCGGGTCTACACCCGCGCACTCGACCGGTTCGGCGTCCGAGCGCAGGACGCCATCCTGTTCGACGACTCCCCCGACAATGTCGAGGGAGCCCGGGAGGCGGGAATGCACGCCCACCGCGTCGTGACGCGGGAGGACGGCTCGTTCGACAACGACGGACTGCTCGCGGCGATGCACGCCTTCGCGGAGCGGGAGAGGTGAGCGAGACGCCGCGCTGACTACGCGCGCCTCGCCGTCGTCACGCGGTCGCGCGCCGTCAGATCCCGGTGAGTCGCCGCCGCCCGCCAGCCGTCGGCGGTGAGGAGGTCGCGGACGGCGGCGCCCTGCCGTTCGCCGTGCTCGAGCACCAGCGCGCCGCCGGAGCGGAGGAGACGCCATGCCACCCAGGAGATCGTGCGCACGATGTCCAGCCCGTCCTCCCCGCCGTAGAACGCGACGTGCGGATCGAAGAGGCGCACCTCCGGGTCGCGCGGCACTGCGGCGTCCGGGACATAGGGCGGGTTGGAGATCACGACGTCCACCGTGCCGTCGAGCTCGGGAAGCGCGTCGGCGAGGTCGACGAACACAGCCCGGACGTTGGGCGCGCCCGCGCCGTCGATATTGCGGCGCGACCAGACGAACGCCTCCGGCGAATTCTCCACGGCGAAGACGCGCGCGTGCGGCACTTCCGTCGCGAGGGCGAGGGCGATCGCGCCGCTGCCGGTGCCGAGATCGACCGCGACCGGTTCCGGCGACGGCACAGCGCGCAGAGCGTCGATGGCGAACTGGGTCGTCTGCTCTGTCTCCGGGCGGGGCACGAAGACGCCGGGACCGACGGCGAGCTCCAGCGAGCGGAAGGGCGCGCGCCCCGTGATGTGCTGCACAGGCTCGCGGGCGGCGCGACGCTCGGCCAGGCGGCGCAGACGCGCGGCGTCGCCGGAGCCGAGGGGCGCATCCAGCACCGTCAGGGCCTGGACGCGGCCCCGGCTCACGTCGAGGACGTGCCCGATGAGCACATCCGTGTCCACGTCGGGGGCGGGGACGCCAGCTCGCGCGAGCAGGGCGGCCATCTCCTCGCGGAGGGAGCGGACCGTGGCGGCGGGGGCTTCGTCTGACATGGCCCGTCGAGCTTACCGGTCACAGACGGACACGGAACAGAAGCGGCGGATTAGAGTGAACGTATGCTAGCGAACATTCACGAGAACATCACGGAAGCCGTCGGCCGCACCCCGCTCGTCAAACTCAACCGGCTCGCAGCCGGTGTCGGGGCGGGAAACTAGAGTTCTACAACCCGGCCGGGAGCGTCAAGGACCGGATCGGCGTCGCCATCGTCGACGCCGCCGAGAAGGCCGGAGCGCTCCGCCCCGGCGGCACGATCGTCGAGGGCACCAGCGGCAACACCGGCATCGCGCTCGCGATGGTCGGCGCCGCCCGCGGCTACAAGGTCATCCTCACGATGCCGGAGACCATGAGCAAAGAGCGTCGCGTGCTGCTGCGCGCGTTCGGCGCCGAGATCGTGTGCTCACGCCCGGGCCGGAAGGGATGCGCGGCGCGGTCGAGAAGGCCAAGGAGATCGTCGCGACGACCGACAACGCGATCTGGGCGGAGCAGTTCGCCAACGAGGCCAACCCGGCCATCCACCGCGCCAGCACCGCCGAGGAGATCTGGGCCGACACCGACGGCGGCGTCGACATCTTCGTCGCGGGCGTCGGCACCGGTGGCACCGTGACCAGCGTCGGGCAGGTGCTCAAAGAGCGCAAGCCCGGAGTGCAGGTGATCGCGGTGGAGCCGGTCGACTCCCCCATCCTGAACGGCGGCAAGGCCGGACCCCACAAGATCCAGGGCATCGGCGCCAACTTCGTCCCCGAGATCCTCGACACCGCCGTCTACGACGAGGTAGTGGACGTGTCCTTCGACGACGCGATCGAGACCGCCAAGAAGCTCGCCAGCGAAGAAGGCATCCTCGCCGGCATCTCCTCGGGCGCGATCGTGTGGGCCGCCCTGCAGATCGCCGTACGCCCCGAGAACGCGGGGAAGACCGTCGTCGCGATCGTCTGCGACACCGGCGAGCGGTACATCTCCACAGCCCTCTGGGCAGACCTGCTGGACTGAGGCGTGCCAGTGTTCCGGGTGCGCGAAGACCTCGGCAACGCGCGCAAGCACGATCCTGCCGCGCGCGGACCCGTCGAGGTCGCGATCGTGTACTCCGGCCTCCACGCCGTCTGGGCGCACCGCGTCGCGCACAGGCTGTGGCGCGCCGGGCTCCGCACACTCGCGCGGATGCTCTCCCAGTTCGCGCGCTTCCTGACCGGCATCGAGATCCACCCCGGCGCCCGCATCGGCCGCCGCTTCTTCATCGACCACGGGATGGGCGTCGTCATCGGCGAGACCGCCTGGATCGGCGACGATGTGACGCTCTACCACGGGGTCACCCTCGGCGGGCGCGGCAGCGAGCACGGCAAACGACATCCGACCGTCCACGACGGGGTGATCGTCGGCGCGGGGGCGAAAGTCCTCGGGGCGGTCACCATCGGCGCCCGCACGGTCATCGGCGCGAACGCCGTCGTCGTCCACGACGCCCCACCGGACTCGGTGCTGACCGGCATCCCCGCTCGCCCTCGCCCCCGTCCCAGCCCCGCCCCGGACCTCGACCCCACCCTCTACATCTGACCCACCTCTCCATCGCTTCCTCACTTCTTCAGGCCCTTCATCGGCGTGTCGCCTGAAGAAGTGAGGAAGCGATGGCTGCGGGGTCAGTTGGGGGTGAGGCGGGTGAGGCGGAACTCTTCGTCGGCGAGGATGGAGGACTCGATGACGGGGCCGAGGAGGCCGTTCATGACGGCGTCGAGGTTGTAGGCCTTGTACCCGGTGCGGTGATCGGCGATGCGGTTCTCGGGGAAGTTGTAGGTGCGGATGCGCTCGGAGCGGTCCATTGTGCGGATCTGACCCTTGCGGAACTCGGCGGCCTCGGCGTCGGCCTCCTCCTGCTGTTTGGCGAGCAGGCGCGCGCGGAGAACGCGCATGGCGGCCTCGCGGTTCTGCAGCTGGCTCTTCTCGTTCTGCATGGAGACGACGATGCCGGTCGGGAGGTGGGTGATGCGCACGGCCGAGTCGGTCGTGTTGACCGACTGACCGCCGGGGCCGGAGGAGCGGAAGACGTCGATCTTGAGGTCGTTGGGGTTGATCGCGACTTCCTCGGGCTCATCCACCTCGGGGAAGACGAGCACACCGGCGGCGGAGGTGTGGATGCGGCCCTGCGACTCGGTCGCCGGGACGCGCTGCACGCGGTGGACGCCGCCCTCGTACTTGAGGTGGGCCCAGACGCCCTCGGCCGGATCGCTCGATGTGCCTTTGAAGGCCACCTGGACATCCTTGATACCGCCGAGATCGCTGGAGGTCTGCTCGATGATCTCGGCCTTCCAGCGCCTCGAATCCGCGTAGTGGAGGTACATCCGCAGCAGGTCGCCGGCGAAGAGGGCCGACTCCGCGCCGCCCTCGCCCATCTTGATCTCCATGATCACATCGCGGCTGTCGTTGGGGTCGCGCGGGATGAGCAGGCGGCGGAGGCGCTCGGACGACGCGGCGATGCCCTCCTCCAGGCCCGGGATCTCGGCGGCGAAGGCGTCGTCCTCGGCGGCGAGCTCGCGGGCGGCCTCCAGATCGTCGGTCAGCTGCTTCCACTCGGTGTAGGCGGCCGTGATGCGCGAGAGTTCGGCGTAGCGGCGGTTCACCTTCTTGGAGCGGACCGGGTCGCTGTGCAGCTCGGGGTCGGAGAGCTGCTGCTGGAGGTCGTCGTGCTCGGCGAGGAGGCCGGTGACCGATTCGAACATGGGGCTTCTTTCTGCCGTGAGGTGTCCGGGATACGAACGAACGTGCCCGTCCGGCGCGCACGGGCGCGACGGACGGGCACGTCCTCGTACTAGCGGTGGTCGTTCTCGTGGCCGTGCGAGTGCGCGGTGCCGTGGCCGTTCGCCGGTGCGGGCATCGACTTCTGCACCTGCATCAGGAACTCGACGTTGCTCGAGGTCTCCTTGAGGCGGCCGAGGACCATCTCGAGGGCCTGCTGCTGGTCGAGTCCGGCGAGGGCGCGGCGCAGCTTCCAGGTGATCTTGACCTCGTCCTGGCCCATCAGCATCTCCTCGCGGCGCGTGCCGGAGGCGTTGACGTCGACGGGCGGGAAGATACGCTTGTCCGCGAGCTGACGGGAGAGGCGCAGCTCCATATTGCCGGTGCCCTTGAACTCTTCGAAGATCACCTCGTCCATCTTGGAGCCCGTCTCCACGAGCGCCGAGGCGAGGATGGTCAACGAGCCGCCGTGCTCGATGTTGCGCGCGGCGCCGAAGAAGCGCTTCGGCGGGTACAGCGCCGAGGCGTCCACACCGCCCGACAGCACACGGCCCGAGGCCGGCGCGGTGAGATTGTAAGCGCGGCCGAGGCGGGTGATCGAGTCGAGCAGCACGACCACGTCGTGACCGAGCTCGACCAGGCGTTTCGCGCGCTCGATCGCGAGCTCGGCGACCGTGGTGTGATCCTCTGCGGGCCGGTCGAAGGTCGACGCGATGACCTCGCCCTTCACCGTCCGCTGCATGTCGGTGACCTCTTCCGGACGCTCGTCCACCAGGACGACCATCAGATGCACCTCGGGGTTGTTCGTCGTGATCGCGTTGGCGATCTGCTGCATCACGATGGTCTTGCCGGCCTTGGGAGGCGCGACGATGAGGCCGCGCTGTCCCTTGCCGATCGGGGCGACGAGGTCGATGATGCGCTGGGTGATCTTGGTGGGCTCGGTCTCCAGGCGCAGCCGCTCCTGCGGGTAGAGCGGAGTCAGCTTGCCGAACTCGACGCGGGCCGCCGCCTCCTCGACCGTCTGGCCGTTGACCGAGTCGACCTTCACCAGCGCGTTGTACTTCTGGCGGCTGTTGTTCTCGCCCTCGCGCGGCTGGCGGATGGCGCCGACCACAGCGTCGCCCTTGCGCAGGCTGTACTTTTTGACCTGGCCGAGCGAGACGTACACATCGCTCGCCCCCGGCAAATAGCCGGTGGTGCGAACGAAGGCGTAGTTGTCGAGCACGTCCAGGATGCCGGCGACCGGGACGAGGACGTCGTCCTCGGCGATCTCCGGCTCCAGCTCGTCCCCGGCGACGCCGCTGCGGCGCTTGCGGTTGCGGTCGCGGTAACGGCCCGGACGCTCGCCCTCGGCGTGCTGCTGACCGCTGCGGCCTTGCTGGCCCTGCTTCTCGCCCTGGTCGCCGCCCTGCTGAAGGTCCTTGGGCTGGTTCTGCTGGCCCTGGTTCTGGACCTGCTCGCCGTTCTGACCGCCGGCGCCCTTGTTGCGGTTGCGGCCGCGACGACGGCCGCCACCCGTCTGACCGTCCTGCTGGTCGCCGGGCTGTCCGGCCGGCCGCGAAGCGTCCGCCTCGGCGCTGTCGGCGCCCTCGGCGGGGGCGGTCTGCGGCGAGCTCTGCTCCTGCTGACCGCTCTGGCCGCGGCCGCGGCGGCTCCCGTTCTGGCCCTGGCCGTCACGCTGCGCCTGTTCGCGCGAGGCGAGAGCCGAGTCGAGCAGCGCATCGACATCCGGGATCAGCGACTCGACGCCCGTCTCCCCCGTGTTGACGTGCGTGCCAGCGGTGATGCGGGTGCCGTCCGGGCTGGACGCGCGGCGCGAACCGCGGCGGCGTCCTCCGGTCTGCGGCGGCAGCGCCGCCGCCGGCTCAGCCTCGACGGCCGGCTCAGCGACCGGCTCGGCACTGTCCTCGGCGGACGCAGCGATGAGCGGCTCGATGAGGAGCTGAGAGGCCGCGCTCACCGGTTCCTCCTGACCCGCGGCGGCGGGCGCAGGGGCGCCCTCCACCGCGGACCGCGCCGCGGCGATGGCCGCGACGAGTTCGCCCTTGCGAAGTTTGCTTGCGCCTTGGAGACCGAGCTGGGTGGCGAGAGCCTGGAGCTCCGCCACTTTGAGCGCGGTCAGGTCGCTGGTGTCCACGCCCCCGGCGTGGAGTTCGACATCAGTCACTGAAGAGGGTTCCTTTCCCCCGGCGCGCTCCGTGCGCGCCGCTATGAGCATTCGTCACACGAGACTGCCTTCGACGCGCTGCGTTCTGAATCCGCGCTACGTTGCGCTCTGGGCATCCGGATGACACCGGTGGTCCAGAAGCACAGACAGGAGTGACGGCATAATTGCTAAGAGATCACCCGGAAGCTGCATATGCTCGTGATACGGGTCCTTCGCGGGTTCTCCCACACTTTACCACCTCAGCGGGGCCGCTTTCGACTCTCGACAGCCGGTGTGTCTCCCGCACCGCTCGCAGCGTTCTCTGCGATCCGGGTCACCGTGGCCCCCTTGAAGTCGACCGCGAGCATGAGCGGCTGCCAGGCGGCGGCCGCCTGCGTCGCGACGAGCTCGGCGGCGGCGAGCCGCTGGCCCGGGTCGCTGCACAGCACGAGGATGGACGGACCGGCCCCCGAGACCACGGCCGCGAAGCCGTTGGTGCGCAGCAGAGTGATCAGCCGGTCGGTCTCCGGCATGGCCGAGGCGCGGTAGCTCTGGTGGAGCTTGTCCTCGGTGGCCGCGTGCAGCAGCTCGGGGCTCTGGATGAGCGCCGCGACGAGCAGAGCCGAGCGCGAGACGTTGAACACCGCGTCCTCGTGCGGAACGGAGGCCGGCTGAAGGCTGCGGGCGAGCGCGGTGGACATGACGTGCTCGGGGACCAGCACGAGGGGCGACACCCCGCGATGCACGATGAGCTTCTTGAACCGCGGTCCGTCCGGGGCCACCCACGCGATCGTCAGCCCGCCGAACAGCGCCGGCGCGACGTTGTCGGGGTGTCCTTCCATATCGTTCGCGAGCGCGAGCAGACCCTGCGCGTCGATGTCGGCCACACCCTGCAGAAGGCCTTTCGCCGCCATGATGCCGGAAACGATCGCAGCTCCGGACGATCCCATCCCCCGGCCGTGCGGGATGCTGTTGCGCGCCACCAGGCTCAGCCCCGGCAGCTCGACGCCGACGGACTCGAACGTGTGCGCGATCGCGCGGACGACCAGGTTGGTCTCGTCGGTGGGAACCTCGCCTTCGCCGACCCCCTGCACCGCGACCGTCGCGCCCGGTTCCGGTCGGACGCTGACGCGCAGCTCGTCGTACTGGGCGAGCGCCAGTCCGAGCGTGTCGAAACCAGGGCCGAGGTTCGCGCTCGTCGCGGGCACTTTGACGGCGACGGAGCGGCCGCTCAGATCGACCGTGCGCAGCATCACGCGCTCACTCCCGTGTTCGAGGTCAGGCCGAGGGTCTCGGCGACGGCGGCGTTGTCGATCGGGACGACGGTGGGGTGAACCTCGGAGCCGTCCGCAGTGCGCAGCGCCCACTGCGGGTCTTTCAGGCCGTGACCGGTCACCGTGAGCACCACGGTCGCGCCGGCGGGGATGACGCCCGCCTCCGAGCGCTCCAGCAGACCGGCGACGCTGATCGCACTGGCCGGCTCCACGAAGACGCCGACTTCTGCCGACAGGATGCGGTGGGCCTCCAGGATTCCGGCATCGTCGATCGCGCCGAAGTAGCCCCCGCTGTCGTCGCGCGCGCGCAGCGCGAGCTCCCACGACGCCGGGTTCCCGATCCGGATGGCGGTGGCGATGGTGTCCGGGTCCTTCACGGGGTGGCCGAGCACGATCGGCGCGCTTCCCGCGGCCTGGAAGCCGAACATCCGGGGCAGCTTCGTGGCCTCGCCGCGCTGCAGCTCCTCGGTGTAACCGCGGTGGTGGGCGGTGTAGTTGCCGGCGTTGCCGACGGGGACGACGTGGAAGTCCGGCGCATCGCCGAGCGCTTCGACGATCTCGAACGCCGCCGTCTTCTGCCCTTCGATGCGGTCGGGGTTGACCGAGTTGACCAGGTGAACCGGATAGCTGGCCGCGAGGTCGCGGGCGATGTCGAGGCAGTCGTCGAAGGTGCCCTGGACCTGAAGCAGCTGAGCATCGTGGGCGATCGCCTGACTGAGCTTGCCCGTGGCGATCTTGCCCTCCGGCACGAGGACGACGGCCTGGACGCCGGCGCGGGCCGCATAGGCCGCGGCCGAGGCGGAGGTGTTGCCGGTCGAGGCGCAGATGACGGCCTTCGCGCCGTGCTCCACCGCCTTGGAGATCGCCATCGTCATGCCGCGGTCCTTGAAGGAGCCGGTGGGGTTCATCCCCTCGAACTTGACGTACACGGTCGCACCGGTGCGGGCCGAGAGGGCCGGAGCCGGGATGAGCGGGGTGCCGCCTTCGCCGAGGGTCACGATCGGCGTCGATGCGGAGACGCTCAGGCGGTCGGCGTACTCGTGGAGGACACCGCGCCACTGCCTGCTGTACGGTTTCGGCGACGGGGACATTAGTATCCTTCGACTCGGAGAACGGACGAGATGGCGATGACGACATCGCTGGCCGCGAGCACCTCGACGGTGGCCGCCAGTGCGGCCTCCTCGGCCTCGTGCGTGCCGATGACCAGGGTAGCGGTGGGCGCTCCGGCACCGTGAATCGGCGCCGTGCCCGACAGGACGGCGACGCCCGTGGCGGTGGGCACCGACTGCCGCATCGTCTCGACGCTGACGCCGCCGTCACTCAGGATGCGTGCGACCGCCGCGAGCACGCCCGGCTGGTCGGCCACGTCCAACGTGATCTGGTAGCGGGTGATCACCCGGCCGATGTCGAGCACCGGGATGTCCGCGTGCGTCGACTCGGCGACGCCCGGCCCGCCCACGACGTGACGACGCGCGGCGGACACGACATCCCCCAGCACCGCAGAGGCTGTCTCGACGCCGCCCGCGCCCGCGCCGTAGAACATGAGGTCGCCCGCGGCCGCCGCCTGCACGAACACCGCGTTGTGTGCCCCATGCACCGCGGCGAGCGGGTGGTCGCGGCCGATGAGGGCCGGGTAGACACGGGCGGAGACCCCCTCCTCGCCCGTCTCGGGATCGGTGAGCCGCTCGCAGATCGCGAGCAGCTTGATGACGGCCCCGGCCTCGCGAGCGGCATCCACCTGCTCCTTGGTCACACTCGTGATGCCCTCGCGGTGGACGCGGTCGAGCGGCACGGTGGTGTGGAAGGCGAGGCTCGCGAGGATGGCGGCCTTCTGCGCGGCGTCGTAGCCGCCGATGTCCGCGGTCGGATCGGCCTCGGCGTAGCCGCGGTCGGTCGCCGTGGCGAGAGCGTCGGCCAGCGTCGCGCCGGTGGTGTCCATCCGGTCGAGGATGAAGTTGGTCGTGCCGTTGACGATGCCCAGGATGCGGTCGACCCGGTCGCCCGCGAGGCTGTCGCGCAGCGGGCGGATGATCGGTATGGCCCCGGCCACGGCGGCCTCGTAGTAGAGCTGTGCGCCGACCTGCTCGGCGACCTCGAACAGCTCGGGGCCGTGCGTCGCCATCAGCGCCTTGTTCGCCGTGATCACGTCGGCGCCCGAGGTGAGCGCCTCGTGTACGTAG
This genomic window from Leifsonia xyli subsp. cynodontis DSM 46306 contains:
- a CDS encoding homoserine dehydrogenase — its product is MIEYRNLRVALLGAGSVGSQVARLLLDQGDEFAARVGARLELVGIAVRDLDAKRDTDLPRELYTTEASTLILGADIVVELMGGIEPARGYVHEALTSGADVITANKALMATHGPELFEVAEQVGAQLYYEAAVAGAIPIIRPLRDSLAGDRVDRILGIVNGTTNFILDRMDTTGATLADALATATDRGYAEADPTADIGGYDAAQKAAILASLAFHTTVPLDRVHREGITSVTKEQVDAAREAGAVIKLLAICERLTDPETGEEGVSARVYPALIGRDHPLAAVHGAHNAVFVQAAAAGDLMFYGAGAGGVETASAVLGDVVSAARRHVVGGPGVAESTHADIPVLDIGRVITRYQITLDVADQPGVLAAVARILSDGGVSVETMRQSVPTATGVAVLSGTAPIHGAGAPTATLVIGTHEAEEAALAATVEVLAASDVVIAISSVLRVEGY